In Lemur catta isolate mLemCat1 chromosome 1, mLemCat1.pri, whole genome shotgun sequence, one DNA window encodes the following:
- the ZNF219 gene encoding zinc finger protein 219 isoform X1 gives MLGHASGIRFTVVGWQQGSRPRAPGGHLAPSPPAFDGELDLQRYSNGPGVSAGSPGMGAVTWSESRAGERRFPCPVCGKRFRFNSILALHLRAHPGSQAFQCPHCGHRAAQRALLRSHLRTHQPERPRSPAARLLLELEERALLREARLGRARSSGGMQTTPATEGLAPPQAPPSSAFRCPYCKGKFRTSAERERHLHILHRPWKCGLCSFGSSQEEELLHHSLTAHGAPERPLAATSAAPQPQPPPQPEPRSVPEPEPEPEREATPAPTPAAPEEPPAPPEFRCQVCGQSFTQSWFLKGHMRKHKASFDHACPVCGRCFKEPWFLKNHMKVHASKLGPLRAPGPGSGPARAPQPPDLGLLAYEPLGPALLLAPAPTPAERREPPSLLGYLSLRAGEGRPNGEGAEPGAGRSFGGFRPLPSALPARARRHRTEEPEEEEEVVEAEEETWARGRSLGPLASLHPRPGEGPGHSTPATGAQARSTTTQEENGLLVGGTRPEGGRGATGKDCPFCGKSFRSAHHLKVHLRVHTGERPYKCPHCDYAGTQSGSLKYHLQRHHREQRSGAGPGPPPEPPPPSQRGSAPPSGAKSAPQPAAWVEGTASPRPPSSGAGPGSRRKPASPGRTLRNGRGGEAEPLDLSLRAGPGGEAGPGGALHRCLFCPFATGAPELMALHLQVHHSRRARGRRPPQADASPPYTRAPSGSTPPSPLQEGEEGPGLSRSGEAGLAGQER, from the exons CGGCGAGCTGGATCTGCAACGCTACTCCAACGGGCCAGGCGTGAGCGCGGGGTCGCCCGGGATGGGAGCAGTGACCTGGTCTGAGAGTCGTGCAGGCGAAAGGCGCTTCCCCTGCCCTGTTTGCGGGAAGCGCTTCCGGTTCAACTCCATCCTGGCTTTGCACCTGCGGGCGCATCCAGGCTCCCAGGCCTTCCAGTGCCCGCATTGCGGCCACCGCGCAGCGCAGCGGGCTCTGCTGCGCTCGCACCTGCGCACGCACCAGCCTGAACGTCCGCGTAGCCCCGCTGCACGCCTGTTGCTGGAGTTGGAGGAGCGCGCGCTACTGCGCGAGGCCCGATTGGGGAGAGCCCGAAGCTCAGGGGGCATGCAGACCACCCCTGCCACTGAGGGTCTGGCGCCGCCCCAGGCTCCTCCATCGTCCGCCTTCCGTTGCCCCTACTGCAAAGGCAAGTTTCGCACCTCGGCGGAGCGGGAACGCCATCTGCACATCCTGCACAGGCCCTGGAAGTGCGGCCTGTGCAGTTTCGGCTCCAgccaggaggaggagctgctgcaCCACAGCCTGACGGCCCACGGGGCTCCCGAGCGCCCCCTGGCGGCTACCTCCGCtgcgccccagccccagcctccacccCAGCCTGAACCTAGATCGGTCCCTGAGCCCGAGCCCGAGCCCGAACGTGAGGCAACCCCGGCCCCCACTCCTGCCGCTCCCGAGGAGCCTCCCGCACCTCCGGAGTTCCGCTGCCAAGTGTGCGGCCAGAGCTTTACACAGTCCTGGTTTCTCAAGGGCCACATGCGCAAGCACAAGGCTTCCTTCGATCATGCGTGTCCCGTGTGTGGCCGCTGcttcaaggagccctggttccttaaGAACCACATGAAGGTGCACGCCAGCAAGCTGGGTCCACTGCGTGCCCCGGGGCCCGGTTCCGGGCCTGCCCGGGCCCCCCAGCCTCCTGATCTGGGCCTACTGGCCTATGAGCCTTTGGGCCCAGCCCTCCTCTTGGCCCCGGCGCCCACCCCTGCTGAGCGCCGTGAGCCCCCGAGCCTCTTGGGCTACCTGAGCCTGCGAGCTGGCGAAGGCCGGCCCAATGGTGAGGGTGCGGAGCCTGGCGCCGGCCGCAGCTTTGGAGGCTTCCGCCCACTGCCCTCTGCTCTCCCCGCACGGGCTCGGCGACACCGCACAGAGGAGccggaggaggaagaggaggtggtgGAGGCGGAGGAGGAGACCTGGGCTCGGGGCAGGTCGCTGGGCCCTCTGGCTTCCCTGCACCCGCGCCCGGGCGAGGGGCCAGGGCACTCTACGCCTGCTACGGGGGCCCAGGCAAGATCGACCACCACGCAGG AAGAGAACGGGCTGTTGGTTGGAGGGACCCGGCCTGAAGGGGGCCGGGGGGCCACCGGCAAGGATTGCCCATTCTGTGGAAAATCTTTCCGCTCAGCGCATCACCTCAAAGTGCACCTGCGAGTGCACACAG GTGAGCGCCCCTACAAGTGTCCGCACTGCGACTACGCGGGCACCCAATCCGGCTCGCTCAAGTATCACCTGCAGCGCCATCACCGAGAGCAGAGGAGCGGAGCAGGCCCCGGGCCACCCCCAGAGccacctcccccttcccagcGGGGTTCGGCCCCGCCGTCCGGAGCCAAGTCGGCTCCGCAACCTGCAGCCTGGGTCGAGGGCACTGCAAGCCCCCGGCCTCCTTCCAGTGGTGCCGGGCCGGGGTCCCGTCGGAAACCCGCCAGTCCCGGGAGGACCCTGCGCAACGGGCGAGGCGGTGAGGCCGAACCCCTGGACCTGTCCCTGCGGGCTGGGCCAGGAGGCGAGGCCGGGCCGGGGGGTGCCCTCCACCGTTGCCTCTTTTGCCCCTTTGCCACTGGAGCCCCCGAGCTCATGGCCTTGCACCTTCAAGTGCACCACAGCCGCCGGGCTCGGGGCCGCCGGCCACCCCAGGCTGACGCGTCCCCTCCCTATACCCGAGCACCATCAGGATCGACCCCTCCCAGTCCCttgcaggaaggggaggagggccCCGGGCTGTCGAGATCGGGAgaggcggggctggcggggcaaGAACGGTAG
- the ZNF219 gene encoding zinc finger protein 219 isoform X2 yields MEGSRPRAPGGHLAPSPPAFDGELDLQRYSNGPGVSAGSPGMGAVTWSESRAGERRFPCPVCGKRFRFNSILALHLRAHPGSQAFQCPHCGHRAAQRALLRSHLRTHQPERPRSPAARLLLELEERALLREARLGRARSSGGMQTTPATEGLAPPQAPPSSAFRCPYCKGKFRTSAERERHLHILHRPWKCGLCSFGSSQEEELLHHSLTAHGAPERPLAATSAAPQPQPPPQPEPRSVPEPEPEPEREATPAPTPAAPEEPPAPPEFRCQVCGQSFTQSWFLKGHMRKHKASFDHACPVCGRCFKEPWFLKNHMKVHASKLGPLRAPGPGSGPARAPQPPDLGLLAYEPLGPALLLAPAPTPAERREPPSLLGYLSLRAGEGRPNGEGAEPGAGRSFGGFRPLPSALPARARRHRTEEPEEEEEVVEAEEETWARGRSLGPLASLHPRPGEGPGHSTPATGAQARSTTTQEENGLLVGGTRPEGGRGATGKDCPFCGKSFRSAHHLKVHLRVHTGERPYKCPHCDYAGTQSGSLKYHLQRHHREQRSGAGPGPPPEPPPPSQRGSAPPSGAKSAPQPAAWVEGTASPRPPSSGAGPGSRRKPASPGRTLRNGRGGEAEPLDLSLRAGPGGEAGPGGALHRCLFCPFATGAPELMALHLQVHHSRRARGRRPPQADASPPYTRAPSGSTPPSPLQEGEEGPGLSRSGEAGLAGQER; encoded by the exons CGGCGAGCTGGATCTGCAACGCTACTCCAACGGGCCAGGCGTGAGCGCGGGGTCGCCCGGGATGGGAGCAGTGACCTGGTCTGAGAGTCGTGCAGGCGAAAGGCGCTTCCCCTGCCCTGTTTGCGGGAAGCGCTTCCGGTTCAACTCCATCCTGGCTTTGCACCTGCGGGCGCATCCAGGCTCCCAGGCCTTCCAGTGCCCGCATTGCGGCCACCGCGCAGCGCAGCGGGCTCTGCTGCGCTCGCACCTGCGCACGCACCAGCCTGAACGTCCGCGTAGCCCCGCTGCACGCCTGTTGCTGGAGTTGGAGGAGCGCGCGCTACTGCGCGAGGCCCGATTGGGGAGAGCCCGAAGCTCAGGGGGCATGCAGACCACCCCTGCCACTGAGGGTCTGGCGCCGCCCCAGGCTCCTCCATCGTCCGCCTTCCGTTGCCCCTACTGCAAAGGCAAGTTTCGCACCTCGGCGGAGCGGGAACGCCATCTGCACATCCTGCACAGGCCCTGGAAGTGCGGCCTGTGCAGTTTCGGCTCCAgccaggaggaggagctgctgcaCCACAGCCTGACGGCCCACGGGGCTCCCGAGCGCCCCCTGGCGGCTACCTCCGCtgcgccccagccccagcctccacccCAGCCTGAACCTAGATCGGTCCCTGAGCCCGAGCCCGAGCCCGAACGTGAGGCAACCCCGGCCCCCACTCCTGCCGCTCCCGAGGAGCCTCCCGCACCTCCGGAGTTCCGCTGCCAAGTGTGCGGCCAGAGCTTTACACAGTCCTGGTTTCTCAAGGGCCACATGCGCAAGCACAAGGCTTCCTTCGATCATGCGTGTCCCGTGTGTGGCCGCTGcttcaaggagccctggttccttaaGAACCACATGAAGGTGCACGCCAGCAAGCTGGGTCCACTGCGTGCCCCGGGGCCCGGTTCCGGGCCTGCCCGGGCCCCCCAGCCTCCTGATCTGGGCCTACTGGCCTATGAGCCTTTGGGCCCAGCCCTCCTCTTGGCCCCGGCGCCCACCCCTGCTGAGCGCCGTGAGCCCCCGAGCCTCTTGGGCTACCTGAGCCTGCGAGCTGGCGAAGGCCGGCCCAATGGTGAGGGTGCGGAGCCTGGCGCCGGCCGCAGCTTTGGAGGCTTCCGCCCACTGCCCTCTGCTCTCCCCGCACGGGCTCGGCGACACCGCACAGAGGAGccggaggaggaagaggaggtggtgGAGGCGGAGGAGGAGACCTGGGCTCGGGGCAGGTCGCTGGGCCCTCTGGCTTCCCTGCACCCGCGCCCGGGCGAGGGGCCAGGGCACTCTACGCCTGCTACGGGGGCCCAGGCAAGATCGACCACCACGCAGG AAGAGAACGGGCTGTTGGTTGGAGGGACCCGGCCTGAAGGGGGCCGGGGGGCCACCGGCAAGGATTGCCCATTCTGTGGAAAATCTTTCCGCTCAGCGCATCACCTCAAAGTGCACCTGCGAGTGCACACAG GTGAGCGCCCCTACAAGTGTCCGCACTGCGACTACGCGGGCACCCAATCCGGCTCGCTCAAGTATCACCTGCAGCGCCATCACCGAGAGCAGAGGAGCGGAGCAGGCCCCGGGCCACCCCCAGAGccacctcccccttcccagcGGGGTTCGGCCCCGCCGTCCGGAGCCAAGTCGGCTCCGCAACCTGCAGCCTGGGTCGAGGGCACTGCAAGCCCCCGGCCTCCTTCCAGTGGTGCCGGGCCGGGGTCCCGTCGGAAACCCGCCAGTCCCGGGAGGACCCTGCGCAACGGGCGAGGCGGTGAGGCCGAACCCCTGGACCTGTCCCTGCGGGCTGGGCCAGGAGGCGAGGCCGGGCCGGGGGGTGCCCTCCACCGTTGCCTCTTTTGCCCCTTTGCCACTGGAGCCCCCGAGCTCATGGCCTTGCACCTTCAAGTGCACCACAGCCGCCGGGCTCGGGGCCGCCGGCCACCCCAGGCTGACGCGTCCCCTCCCTATACCCGAGCACCATCAGGATCGACCCCTCCCAGTCCCttgcaggaaggggaggagggccCCGGGCTGTCGAGATCGGGAgaggcggggctggcggggcaaGAACGGTAG